In Microaerobacter geothermalis, the genomic window TCACATAGATAATCCAAAAATTCAAGTATCGGCAACGTGTTTAATGTTACACCAATCTGGTTCAATAATTTGGCGACCGTTGTTAAGCTTACAGAATTGGGATTTATGATATGATAGATCTCATTTTTCAATTCTTTCCGATCGTAAAGTAGACGGACGGCCCTGCTGGCATAGTCTATAAACGTGAGATCCAGGATATTTTGTTCGATTTGAGGAATCACCCCCAAGTTAATGAAGGATCGAATCATCTGATAAAAAGCATTATCTTCGATATTTACTTGAAATTTTCCTGTCACAATCGTATTCTGTAAACAGGACCTGATTCTGATTCTCTATTGCCCCTGAGGCGAAGCTAATGTTTTCGCAAAGTCCAGCAGCCTTTTAGTCCCTTTTACATTGATATCATAAAAATCCTGATATTCTCCGTAATGCTTTACATTGGCCGCCGAATGAATAATCACAATTGTATGGTCAAGCTCATCGTACAAATCATGGGACCAACCGAAAAGATTCTCAGTAAGGGTTCCACTTAAAACAAATATCCTTTTTTGGTATTTTTCATGGTATTTCTCCCTTTCCAACAATGGGATATCTTCACATCTTTTGTTCATTTTTTTATATGTTCCCCGGGCAATCCGCAATAGCTCTATGGCGCTTTTATCAAACCGCCACCACTTAAACTCTCCTATTTTTTTAAGTCTTCTATTTTTTCTTTCAGATTGCTTCTTTTACCCTGTATTTTCCCGGCATCCAAATTTCCCTCTTTCTTATAGCAAAACGAAAGATTATAAACGGGAGATTCAGGGTTTAACTTGTAATAAAAATACAATCTTTTCTGTACCTAGGATAAAGGAGATACATTCTGATCAGTCGCAATACGCTTTGTCACGTTCTCCACGCTGGTCATAACCATATGGTTTCACTCCCTTCACATTTTTCTTTTTTTGATGCCGCCCTACAATTGGATTATGCGAAATTAAAACACGCAGTTTGTCAGTATACCGGGTATTTCGATTTAATGGATAATGTTCCTATGAGTTGTTTTCTGTAAAATTTTAGAAGTAAAATTTTGAGGGGAAAACAAAAAAGGACCAGAAAATACAAGGTTTTCTGGTCCTAGCCATTTTTTATACCTATTTGGTATCAAGGAGATAAAATTTTTTCGAAAATGGTCTATAACAGAAACAAATCACGATTAAGAACACGTGCGTTATCAGGAACATAGCGAAAATTGGCACAAATAGCCACACAGTAATCTTTGTTTAAAAAATATTTTTTAAAGTGCCATTCCATTTTATCTCTACCTTTTATATCTAGCAGGGTGATCGTATGAGGATAATTTCTCATATCA contains:
- a CDS encoding Rossmann-fold NAD(P)-binding domain-containing protein, whose amino-acid sequence is MTGKFQVNIEDNAFYQMIRSFINLGVIPQIEQNILDLTFIDYASRAVRLLYDRKELKNEIYHIINPNSVSLTTVAKLLNQIGVTLNTLPILEFLDYLCDKDDGNKFREFSEKILLHYNLMENLNSTKLVVHSKKTDLLLNRLGFHWPVIKENHVEKMIVHCKEVNFL
- a CDS encoding SDR family oxidoreductase is translated as MNKRCEDIPLLEREKYHEKYQKRIFVLSGTLTENLFGWSHDLYDELDHTIVIIHSAANVKHYGEYQDFYDINVKGTKRLLDFAKTLASPQGQ